In Salmo salar chromosome ssa03, Ssal_v3.1, whole genome shotgun sequence, a single genomic region encodes these proteins:
- the LOC106601250 gene encoding myocardin-related transcription factor B isoform X6, producing the protein MLDTNPSLHTDPTSFGPPPISNSMDKQRIRLELERRACQSLREVLQLKLQQRRTREELVSQGIMPPLKSPAAFHEQRRSLERARTEDYLKRKIRSRPERSELVRMHILEDHVPDGCWLANPLCAVCSETSAEPSLQAKQLQLKRARLADNLNDKISHRPGPMELIHKNILPVHSSIKQAIIETDFPKVAGEISSFDEDSSDTLSPDQPIGQESPLGHAPLPSPHDALACNSTPTQFLTQVPPPPPPLPPFYGPCQPVKLSNGTAVLRAAPALIKSQPKPTSERPPQRSKKPKDNKPKVRKLKYHQYIPPDQKADHEPPPQLDSTYAKILHQQQLFLQLQIINQQQQHYNYHTILPAPPKPLTDQPPPTNGPSPSPAVPAPSTSSSSQSAPSRQNVTHVGGATPGSLPSNLDDLKVAELKHELKLRSLPVSGTKNDLIERLRNYQAQQNSRGGGSATTTTAGGATGSGAGAPKTNHPTQQQLLLLQQQQLSQHQALSSVVHQSGDAGVVTLATFPFMTSAPQQIMHFGSTSSSPPVSPAPSDRSLAGMSPDETSCNGDSFGEMVSSPLTQLSLHPSPQHLGTIKEELSGSAPTACQFSMAALQKRLQVAPPSVNKDQMLQEKDKQIEELTCMLRQKQRLVETLRVQLEQGNRGGRDAPPEPLGLVRVKEEPPDIPSIPSTFCPIARSPTPSQCHMEVTKMTIKQEVGDVEEAVEPSLEAPPQQVQLEQIQAQQRSQLEQLKLQQMQQINALQLAQQQALQQLLLQQNQQNLQKHRSQQRKKKSHKQQLKQQQQLLSQQQQQIQSKNQQLLHSKHQHQQILQAQQQLKSQQVSQMFLNQQSRSTTSFPLDLLKTHSTPTLVTDSNGNHFLIALTNHCAESQGSETPQGTPQGKATNRIILQRLQSTPTKLPSQSPLQLSSSDTQSKPKTQPGLVEQPTRKGQKVGLQVSTNHSPGVALSFSAPPNLQPFFPNDDSSPSEKDASPSPPAQTEDLSPGLDHEPLFSPPSPKQTPSPNPPDDKDNGSTQHMDDLFDILIQTGEISATFKPAPDPSLARLRPNTPSPSHSQAPSPLQLQLHFSPPTPPEPETPKPGPGEEEELQAPATVDQDVSNTGSGRLEDFLESTTGKPLLGVEPGGPLTLIDDLHSQMLSTPSILDHTSSPMDTYELSGYTANPPGLDFGDHALDSMDWLDITMGGASNEIAGLAPLGPLGPHTPPSVFSADFLDSSDLQLHWDSCL; encoded by the exons TGCTCCAGCTCAAACTCCAGCAGAGACGGACCCGTGAGGAACTGGTCAGCCAGGGGATCATGCCAC cgctGAAAAGTCCAGCTGCCTTCCACGAACAGAGACGAAGTTTAGAGCGAGCGCGG aCTGAAGACTACCTAAAGAGGAAGATCCGAAGTCGGCCGGAGAGGTCGGAGCTGGTCAGGATGCACATTCTGGAGG ATCACGTGCCTGATGGTTGTTGGCTGGCTAACccgctgtgtgctgtgtgttcaGAGACGTCGGCGGAACCCTCCCTCCAGGCCAAACAACTGCAGCTGAAGAGGGCCCGTCTGGCTGACAACCTCAACGACAAGATCTCCCACCGGCCCGGCCCCATGGAGCTCATTCACAAGAACATCCTGCCTGTACACAGTAGCATCAAACAGGCCATCATAG agACAGACTTCCCCAAGGTTGCTGGGGAGATATCCTCCTTTGATGAGGACAGTAGTGATACTCTCTCTCCTGATCAGCCCATTGGTCAGGAGTCTCCGCTGGGCCACGCCCCTCTGCCCTCTCCCCACGACGCCCTAGCTTGCAACAGCACCCCCACACAGTTTCTCACTCAGGTTCCTCCGccaccccctcctcttcctcccttctaTGGGCCCTGCCAACCAGTGAAGTTGAGCAATGGGACAGCAGTTCTGAGAGCCGCCCCTGCACTGATCAAG TCCCAGCCAAAGCCCACCTCAGAGCGCCCCCCTCAGCGATCCAAGAAGCCCAAGGACAACAAGCCCAAGGTGAGAAAGCTGAAGTACCACCAGTACATCCCCCCGGACCAGAAGGCCGACCACGAGCCGCCCCCTCAGCTGGACTCCACCTACGCCAAGATCCTCCACCAGCAGCAGCTCTTCCTCCAGCTGCAGATCATCAACCAGCAGCAGCAACACTACAACTACCACACCATCCTTCCTGCACCGCccaa ACCACTAACAGATCAACCACCTCCCACCAATGGCCCCTCTCCTTCTCCGGCCGTACCCGCCCCCTCGACATCCTCCTCCAGTCAAAGTGCACCAAGCCGGCAGAATGTCACACATGTGGGAGGGGCCACACCAGGTTCTTTGCCTTCTAACCTGGACGACCTGAAG GTGGCTGAACTGAAGCATGAGCTCAAACTGCGGAGCTTGCCTGTATCAGGCACCAAGAATGACCTCATCGAGCGGTTGAGGAACTACCAGGCTCAGCAGAACAGTCGTGGTGGTGGTAGTGCAACAACTACAACAGcagggggtgccacagggtctgGGGCCGGAGCTCCCAAAACCAACCacccaacacaacaacaactactactactacaacaacagcaACTTTCCCaacaccaggccctgtcctctgTGGTCCACCAATCAGGAGATGCAGGTGTGGTAACCTTGGCAACCTTCCCGTTCATGACCTCTGCTCCACAGCAGATCATGCACTTCGGCAGCACTAGCTCCTCCCCGCCTGTCTCTCCTGCCCCCTCGGACCGCTCACTAGCTGGGATGAGCCCAGACGAGACGAGCTGTAATGGAGACTCATTTGGGGAGATG GTAAGCTCTCCCCTCACCCAGCTaagcctccatccctccccccagcACCTTGGCACTATCAAAGAGGAGTTGAGTGGCTCGGCCCCAACAGCCTGCCAGTTCTCCATGGCTGCTCTGCAGAAACGCCTGCAAGTAGCACCCCCGTCTGTGAACAAGGACCAGATGCTGCAGGAGAAGGACAAGCAGATCGAGGAGCTGACGTGCATGCTAAGGCAGAAACAGCGGCTGGTGGAGACCCTGCGCGTCCAGCTGGAACAGGGCAATAGAGGGGGCCGGGACGCCCCCCCAGAACCCCTGGGCCTTGTCAGGGTGAAGGAAGAGCCCCCAGACATCCCCAGCATCCCCTCCACATTTTGCCCCATTGCCCGCTCCCCGACCCCTTCCCAGTGCCACATGGAGGTCACCAAGATGACCATCAAGCAGGAGGTCGGGGATGTGGAAGAGGCTGTGGAGCCGTCCTTGGAAGCCCCACCTCAGCAGGTGCAGCTGGAGCAGATCCAGGCGCAGCAGCGGTCGCAGCTGGAGCAGCTGAAACTCCAGCAGATGCAGCAGATCAACGCGCTGCAGCTGGCACAACAGCAGGCCCTGCAGCAGCTGCTCCTACAGCAGAACCAGCAGAATCTGCAGAAACACCGCTCACAGCAGAGGAAGAAGAAGTCCCACAAGCAACAGCTCAAGCAGCAGCAACAGCTGCTGTCCCAACAACAACAGCAGATACAATCAAAGAACCAACAGCTGTTACAttcaaaacatcaacatcagcagATATTGCAGGCACAACAACAGCTGAAGTCACAACAG GTGTCTCAGATGTTCCTCAATCAGCAGTCGCGCTCCACCACTTCCTTCCCCTTGGATCTCCTCAAGACACACTCCACACCTACCCTGGTGACAGACAGCAACGGCAACCATTTCCTCATCGCACTGACCAATCACTGTGCCGAGAGCCAAGGGAGTGAAACGCCACAAGGCACTCCACAGGGCAAAGCAACCAATCGCATCATACTGCAG AGACTGCAGTCAACTCCCACCAAGCTGCCCAGCCAATCCCCTCTTCAGTTGTCCAGCAGTGACACCCAATCAAAACCGAAAACTCAACCAGGCCTCGTGGAACAGCCAACCAGAAAG GGACAGAAGGTGGGGCTGCAGGTGTCAACCAATCACTCCCCAGGGGTCGCACTCTCCTTCTCTGCCCCACCCAATCTCCAGCCTTTCTTCCCCAATGATGACTCCTCCCCTTCTGAAAAAGacgcctccccctctcctccagctcaaACG GAGGATTTGAGTCCAGGTCTTGACCATGAACCCCTGTTCAGCCCTCCTTCTCCCAAACAGACGCCCTCCCCTAACCCACCGGATGACAAG GATAATGGATCCACCCAGCATATGGACGACCTCTTCGACATCCTCATTCAGACAGGAG aaATCTCAGCCACCTTCAAACCAGCGCCCGACCCTTCCCTGGCGCGATTGCGCCCCAACACCCCTTCCCCTTCCCACTCTCaggccccctcccctctccagctGCAACTCCACTTCTCGCCCCCTACCCCTCCCGAACCCGAGACCCCCAAGCCGGgcccaggggaggaggaggagctgcaGGCGCCAGCCACCGTTGACCAGGACGTAAGCAACACAGGAAGTGGACGTCTGGAGGACTTCCTGGAGAGCACCACGGGCAAACCCCTCCTGGGGGTAGAGCCTGGCGGGCCCCTGACCCTGATTGACGACCTTCACAGTCAAATGCTGAGCACACCCAGCATCCTGGACCACACATCTTCGCCCATGGACACCTATGAGCTGTCGGGCTACACGGCCAACCCCCCTGGCCTGGACTTCGGAGACCATGCCCTGGACAGCATGGATTGGCTGGATATCACCATGGGAGGGGCGAGCAACGAGATTGCAGGGCTCGCCCCACTGGGTCCCCTGGGCCCCCACACGCCCCCCAGCGTCTTCTCAGCAGACTTTCTGGACAGTTCAGACCTGCAGCTCCACTGGGACTCCTGCTTATAG
- the LOC106601250 gene encoding myocardin-related transcription factor A isoform X9, with product MPPLKSPAAFHEQRRSLERARTEDYLKRKIRSRPERSELVRMHILEETSAEPSLQAKQLQLKRARLADNLNDKISHRPGPMELIHKNILPVHSSIKQAIIETDFPKVAGEISSFDEDSSDTLSPDQPIGQESPLGHAPLPSPHDALACNSTPTQFLTQVPPPPPPLPPFYGPCQPVKLSNGTAVLRAAPALIKSQPKPTSERPPQRSKKPKDNKPKVRKLKYHQYIPPDQKADHEPPPQLDSTYAKILHQQQLFLQLQIINQQQQHYNYHTILPAPPKPLTDQPPPTNGPSPSPAVPAPSTSSSSQSAPSRQNVTHVGGATPGSLPSNLDDLKVAELKHELKLRSLPVSGTKNDLIERLRNYQAQQNSRGGGSATTTTAGGATGSGAGAPKTNHPTQQQLLLLQQQQLSQHQALSSVVHQSGDAGVVTLATFPFMTSAPQQIMHFGSTSSSPPVSPAPSDRSLAGMSPDETSCNGDSFGEMVSSPLTQLSLHPSPQHLGTIKEELSGSAPTACQFSMAALQKRLQVAPPSVNKDQMLQEKDKQIEELTCMLRQKQRLVETLRVQLEQGNRGGRDAPPEPLGLVRVKEEPPDIPSIPSTFCPIARSPTPSQCHMEVTKMTIKQEVGDVEEAVEPSLEAPPQQVQLEQIQAQQRSQLEQLKLQQMQQINALQLAQQQALQQLLLQQNQQNLQKHRSQQRKKKSHKQQLKQQQQLLSQQQQQIQSKNQQLLHSKHQHQQILQAQQQLKSQQVSQMFLNQQSRSTTSFPLDLLKTHSTPTLVTDSNGNHFLIALTNHCAESQGSETPQGTPQGKATNRIILQRLQSTPTKLPSQSPLQLSSSDTQSKPKTQPGLVEQPTRKGQKVGLQVSTNHSPGVALSFSAPPNLQPFFPNDDSSPSEKDASPSPPAQTEDLSPGLDHEPLFSPPSPKQTPSPNPPDDKDNGSTQHMDDLFDILIQTGEISATFKPAPDPSLARLRPNTPSPSHSQAPSPLQLQLHFSPPTPPEPETPKPGPGEEEELQAPATVDQDVSNTGSGRLEDFLESTTGKPLLGVEPGGPLTLIDDLHSQMLSTPSILDHTSSPMDTYELSGYTANPPGLDFGDHALDSMDWLDITMGGASNEIAGLAPLGPLGPHTPPSVFSADFLDSSDLQLHWDSCL from the exons ATGCCAC cgctGAAAAGTCCAGCTGCCTTCCACGAACAGAGACGAAGTTTAGAGCGAGCGCGG aCTGAAGACTACCTAAAGAGGAAGATCCGAAGTCGGCCGGAGAGGTCGGAGCTGGTCAGGATGCACATTCTGGAGG AGACGTCGGCGGAACCCTCCCTCCAGGCCAAACAACTGCAGCTGAAGAGGGCCCGTCTGGCTGACAACCTCAACGACAAGATCTCCCACCGGCCCGGCCCCATGGAGCTCATTCACAAGAACATCCTGCCTGTACACAGTAGCATCAAACAGGCCATCATAG agACAGACTTCCCCAAGGTTGCTGGGGAGATATCCTCCTTTGATGAGGACAGTAGTGATACTCTCTCTCCTGATCAGCCCATTGGTCAGGAGTCTCCGCTGGGCCACGCCCCTCTGCCCTCTCCCCACGACGCCCTAGCTTGCAACAGCACCCCCACACAGTTTCTCACTCAGGTTCCTCCGccaccccctcctcttcctcccttctaTGGGCCCTGCCAACCAGTGAAGTTGAGCAATGGGACAGCAGTTCTGAGAGCCGCCCCTGCACTGATCAAG TCCCAGCCAAAGCCCACCTCAGAGCGCCCCCCTCAGCGATCCAAGAAGCCCAAGGACAACAAGCCCAAGGTGAGAAAGCTGAAGTACCACCAGTACATCCCCCCGGACCAGAAGGCCGACCACGAGCCGCCCCCTCAGCTGGACTCCACCTACGCCAAGATCCTCCACCAGCAGCAGCTCTTCCTCCAGCTGCAGATCATCAACCAGCAGCAGCAACACTACAACTACCACACCATCCTTCCTGCACCGCccaa ACCACTAACAGATCAACCACCTCCCACCAATGGCCCCTCTCCTTCTCCGGCCGTACCCGCCCCCTCGACATCCTCCTCCAGTCAAAGTGCACCAAGCCGGCAGAATGTCACACATGTGGGAGGGGCCACACCAGGTTCTTTGCCTTCTAACCTGGACGACCTGAAG GTGGCTGAACTGAAGCATGAGCTCAAACTGCGGAGCTTGCCTGTATCAGGCACCAAGAATGACCTCATCGAGCGGTTGAGGAACTACCAGGCTCAGCAGAACAGTCGTGGTGGTGGTAGTGCAACAACTACAACAGcagggggtgccacagggtctgGGGCCGGAGCTCCCAAAACCAACCacccaacacaacaacaactactactactacaacaacagcaACTTTCCCaacaccaggccctgtcctctgTGGTCCACCAATCAGGAGATGCAGGTGTGGTAACCTTGGCAACCTTCCCGTTCATGACCTCTGCTCCACAGCAGATCATGCACTTCGGCAGCACTAGCTCCTCCCCGCCTGTCTCTCCTGCCCCCTCGGACCGCTCACTAGCTGGGATGAGCCCAGACGAGACGAGCTGTAATGGAGACTCATTTGGGGAGATG GTAAGCTCTCCCCTCACCCAGCTaagcctccatccctccccccagcACCTTGGCACTATCAAAGAGGAGTTGAGTGGCTCGGCCCCAACAGCCTGCCAGTTCTCCATGGCTGCTCTGCAGAAACGCCTGCAAGTAGCACCCCCGTCTGTGAACAAGGACCAGATGCTGCAGGAGAAGGACAAGCAGATCGAGGAGCTGACGTGCATGCTAAGGCAGAAACAGCGGCTGGTGGAGACCCTGCGCGTCCAGCTGGAACAGGGCAATAGAGGGGGCCGGGACGCCCCCCCAGAACCCCTGGGCCTTGTCAGGGTGAAGGAAGAGCCCCCAGACATCCCCAGCATCCCCTCCACATTTTGCCCCATTGCCCGCTCCCCGACCCCTTCCCAGTGCCACATGGAGGTCACCAAGATGACCATCAAGCAGGAGGTCGGGGATGTGGAAGAGGCTGTGGAGCCGTCCTTGGAAGCCCCACCTCAGCAGGTGCAGCTGGAGCAGATCCAGGCGCAGCAGCGGTCGCAGCTGGAGCAGCTGAAACTCCAGCAGATGCAGCAGATCAACGCGCTGCAGCTGGCACAACAGCAGGCCCTGCAGCAGCTGCTCCTACAGCAGAACCAGCAGAATCTGCAGAAACACCGCTCACAGCAGAGGAAGAAGAAGTCCCACAAGCAACAGCTCAAGCAGCAGCAACAGCTGCTGTCCCAACAACAACAGCAGATACAATCAAAGAACCAACAGCTGTTACAttcaaaacatcaacatcagcagATATTGCAGGCACAACAACAGCTGAAGTCACAACAG GTGTCTCAGATGTTCCTCAATCAGCAGTCGCGCTCCACCACTTCCTTCCCCTTGGATCTCCTCAAGACACACTCCACACCTACCCTGGTGACAGACAGCAACGGCAACCATTTCCTCATCGCACTGACCAATCACTGTGCCGAGAGCCAAGGGAGTGAAACGCCACAAGGCACTCCACAGGGCAAAGCAACCAATCGCATCATACTGCAG AGACTGCAGTCAACTCCCACCAAGCTGCCCAGCCAATCCCCTCTTCAGTTGTCCAGCAGTGACACCCAATCAAAACCGAAAACTCAACCAGGCCTCGTGGAACAGCCAACCAGAAAG GGACAGAAGGTGGGGCTGCAGGTGTCAACCAATCACTCCCCAGGGGTCGCACTCTCCTTCTCTGCCCCACCCAATCTCCAGCCTTTCTTCCCCAATGATGACTCCTCCCCTTCTGAAAAAGacgcctccccctctcctccagctcaaACG GAGGATTTGAGTCCAGGTCTTGACCATGAACCCCTGTTCAGCCCTCCTTCTCCCAAACAGACGCCCTCCCCTAACCCACCGGATGACAAG GATAATGGATCCACCCAGCATATGGACGACCTCTTCGACATCCTCATTCAGACAGGAG aaATCTCAGCCACCTTCAAACCAGCGCCCGACCCTTCCCTGGCGCGATTGCGCCCCAACACCCCTTCCCCTTCCCACTCTCaggccccctcccctctccagctGCAACTCCACTTCTCGCCCCCTACCCCTCCCGAACCCGAGACCCCCAAGCCGGgcccaggggaggaggaggagctgcaGGCGCCAGCCACCGTTGACCAGGACGTAAGCAACACAGGAAGTGGACGTCTGGAGGACTTCCTGGAGAGCACCACGGGCAAACCCCTCCTGGGGGTAGAGCCTGGCGGGCCCCTGACCCTGATTGACGACCTTCACAGTCAAATGCTGAGCACACCCAGCATCCTGGACCACACATCTTCGCCCATGGACACCTATGAGCTGTCGGGCTACACGGCCAACCCCCCTGGCCTGGACTTCGGAGACCATGCCCTGGACAGCATGGATTGGCTGGATATCACCATGGGAGGGGCGAGCAACGAGATTGCAGGGCTCGCCCCACTGGGTCCCCTGGGCCCCCACACGCCCCCCAGCGTCTTCTCAGCAGACTTTCTGGACAGTTCAGACCTGCAGCTCCACTGGGACTCCTGCTTATAG
- the LOC106601250 gene encoding myocardin-related transcription factor A isoform X8 codes for MPPLKSPAAFHEQRRSLERARTEDYLKRKIRSRPERSELVRMHILEDHVPDGCWLANPLCAVCSETSAEPSLQAKQLQLKRARLADNLNDKISHRPGPMELIHKNILPVHSSIKQAIIETDFPKVAGEISSFDEDSSDTLSPDQPIGQESPLGHAPLPSPHDALACNSTPTQFLTQVPPPPPPLPPFYGPCQPVKLSNGTAVLRAAPALIKSQPKPTSERPPQRSKKPKDNKPKVRKLKYHQYIPPDQKADHEPPPQLDSTYAKILHQQQLFLQLQIINQQQQHYNYHTILPAPPKPLTDQPPPTNGPSPSPAVPAPSTSSSSQSAPSRQNVTHVGGATPGSLPSNLDDLKVAELKHELKLRSLPVSGTKNDLIERLRNYQAQQNSRGGGSATTTTAGGATGSGAGAPKTNHPTQQQLLLLQQQQLSQHQALSSVVHQSGDAGVVTLATFPFMTSAPQQIMHFGSTSSSPPVSPAPSDRSLAGMSPDETSCNGDSFGEMVSSPLTQLSLHPSPQHLGTIKEELSGSAPTACQFSMAALQKRLQVAPPSVNKDQMLQEKDKQIEELTCMLRQKQRLVETLRVQLEQGNRGGRDAPPEPLGLVRVKEEPPDIPSIPSTFCPIARSPTPSQCHMEVTKMTIKQEVGDVEEAVEPSLEAPPQQVQLEQIQAQQRSQLEQLKLQQMQQINALQLAQQQALQQLLLQQNQQNLQKHRSQQRKKKSHKQQLKQQQQLLSQQQQQIQSKNQQLLHSKHQHQQILQAQQQLKSQQVSQMFLNQQSRSTTSFPLDLLKTHSTPTLVTDSNGNHFLIALTNHCAESQGSETPQGTPQGKATNRIILQRLQSTPTKLPSQSPLQLSSSDTQSKPKTQPGLVEQPTRKGQKVGLQVSTNHSPGVALSFSAPPNLQPFFPNDDSSPSEKDASPSPPAQTEDLSPGLDHEPLFSPPSPKQTPSPNPPDDKDNGSTQHMDDLFDILIQTGEISATFKPAPDPSLARLRPNTPSPSHSQAPSPLQLQLHFSPPTPPEPETPKPGPGEEEELQAPATVDQDVSNTGSGRLEDFLESTTGKPLLGVEPGGPLTLIDDLHSQMLSTPSILDHTSSPMDTYELSGYTANPPGLDFGDHALDSMDWLDITMGGASNEIAGLAPLGPLGPHTPPSVFSADFLDSSDLQLHWDSCL; via the exons ATGCCAC cgctGAAAAGTCCAGCTGCCTTCCACGAACAGAGACGAAGTTTAGAGCGAGCGCGG aCTGAAGACTACCTAAAGAGGAAGATCCGAAGTCGGCCGGAGAGGTCGGAGCTGGTCAGGATGCACATTCTGGAGG ATCACGTGCCTGATGGTTGTTGGCTGGCTAACccgctgtgtgctgtgtgttcaGAGACGTCGGCGGAACCCTCCCTCCAGGCCAAACAACTGCAGCTGAAGAGGGCCCGTCTGGCTGACAACCTCAACGACAAGATCTCCCACCGGCCCGGCCCCATGGAGCTCATTCACAAGAACATCCTGCCTGTACACAGTAGCATCAAACAGGCCATCATAG agACAGACTTCCCCAAGGTTGCTGGGGAGATATCCTCCTTTGATGAGGACAGTAGTGATACTCTCTCTCCTGATCAGCCCATTGGTCAGGAGTCTCCGCTGGGCCACGCCCCTCTGCCCTCTCCCCACGACGCCCTAGCTTGCAACAGCACCCCCACACAGTTTCTCACTCAGGTTCCTCCGccaccccctcctcttcctcccttctaTGGGCCCTGCCAACCAGTGAAGTTGAGCAATGGGACAGCAGTTCTGAGAGCCGCCCCTGCACTGATCAAG TCCCAGCCAAAGCCCACCTCAGAGCGCCCCCCTCAGCGATCCAAGAAGCCCAAGGACAACAAGCCCAAGGTGAGAAAGCTGAAGTACCACCAGTACATCCCCCCGGACCAGAAGGCCGACCACGAGCCGCCCCCTCAGCTGGACTCCACCTACGCCAAGATCCTCCACCAGCAGCAGCTCTTCCTCCAGCTGCAGATCATCAACCAGCAGCAGCAACACTACAACTACCACACCATCCTTCCTGCACCGCccaa ACCACTAACAGATCAACCACCTCCCACCAATGGCCCCTCTCCTTCTCCGGCCGTACCCGCCCCCTCGACATCCTCCTCCAGTCAAAGTGCACCAAGCCGGCAGAATGTCACACATGTGGGAGGGGCCACACCAGGTTCTTTGCCTTCTAACCTGGACGACCTGAAG GTGGCTGAACTGAAGCATGAGCTCAAACTGCGGAGCTTGCCTGTATCAGGCACCAAGAATGACCTCATCGAGCGGTTGAGGAACTACCAGGCTCAGCAGAACAGTCGTGGTGGTGGTAGTGCAACAACTACAACAGcagggggtgccacagggtctgGGGCCGGAGCTCCCAAAACCAACCacccaacacaacaacaactactactactacaacaacagcaACTTTCCCaacaccaggccctgtcctctgTGGTCCACCAATCAGGAGATGCAGGTGTGGTAACCTTGGCAACCTTCCCGTTCATGACCTCTGCTCCACAGCAGATCATGCACTTCGGCAGCACTAGCTCCTCCCCGCCTGTCTCTCCTGCCCCCTCGGACCGCTCACTAGCTGGGATGAGCCCAGACGAGACGAGCTGTAATGGAGACTCATTTGGGGAGATG GTAAGCTCTCCCCTCACCCAGCTaagcctccatccctccccccagcACCTTGGCACTATCAAAGAGGAGTTGAGTGGCTCGGCCCCAACAGCCTGCCAGTTCTCCATGGCTGCTCTGCAGAAACGCCTGCAAGTAGCACCCCCGTCTGTGAACAAGGACCAGATGCTGCAGGAGAAGGACAAGCAGATCGAGGAGCTGACGTGCATGCTAAGGCAGAAACAGCGGCTGGTGGAGACCCTGCGCGTCCAGCTGGAACAGGGCAATAGAGGGGGCCGGGACGCCCCCCCAGAACCCCTGGGCCTTGTCAGGGTGAAGGAAGAGCCCCCAGACATCCCCAGCATCCCCTCCACATTTTGCCCCATTGCCCGCTCCCCGACCCCTTCCCAGTGCCACATGGAGGTCACCAAGATGACCATCAAGCAGGAGGTCGGGGATGTGGAAGAGGCTGTGGAGCCGTCCTTGGAAGCCCCACCTCAGCAGGTGCAGCTGGAGCAGATCCAGGCGCAGCAGCGGTCGCAGCTGGAGCAGCTGAAACTCCAGCAGATGCAGCAGATCAACGCGCTGCAGCTGGCACAACAGCAGGCCCTGCAGCAGCTGCTCCTACAGCAGAACCAGCAGAATCTGCAGAAACACCGCTCACAGCAGAGGAAGAAGAAGTCCCACAAGCAACAGCTCAAGCAGCAGCAACAGCTGCTGTCCCAACAACAACAGCAGATACAATCAAAGAACCAACAGCTGTTACAttcaaaacatcaacatcagcagATATTGCAGGCACAACAACAGCTGAAGTCACAACAG GTGTCTCAGATGTTCCTCAATCAGCAGTCGCGCTCCACCACTTCCTTCCCCTTGGATCTCCTCAAGACACACTCCACACCTACCCTGGTGACAGACAGCAACGGCAACCATTTCCTCATCGCACTGACCAATCACTGTGCCGAGAGCCAAGGGAGTGAAACGCCACAAGGCACTCCACAGGGCAAAGCAACCAATCGCATCATACTGCAG AGACTGCAGTCAACTCCCACCAAGCTGCCCAGCCAATCCCCTCTTCAGTTGTCCAGCAGTGACACCCAATCAAAACCGAAAACTCAACCAGGCCTCGTGGAACAGCCAACCAGAAAG GGACAGAAGGTGGGGCTGCAGGTGTCAACCAATCACTCCCCAGGGGTCGCACTCTCCTTCTCTGCCCCACCCAATCTCCAGCCTTTCTTCCCCAATGATGACTCCTCCCCTTCTGAAAAAGacgcctccccctctcctccagctcaaACG GAGGATTTGAGTCCAGGTCTTGACCATGAACCCCTGTTCAGCCCTCCTTCTCCCAAACAGACGCCCTCCCCTAACCCACCGGATGACAAG GATAATGGATCCACCCAGCATATGGACGACCTCTTCGACATCCTCATTCAGACAGGAG aaATCTCAGCCACCTTCAAACCAGCGCCCGACCCTTCCCTGGCGCGATTGCGCCCCAACACCCCTTCCCCTTCCCACTCTCaggccccctcccctctccagctGCAACTCCACTTCTCGCCCCCTACCCCTCCCGAACCCGAGACCCCCAAGCCGGgcccaggggaggaggaggagctgcaGGCGCCAGCCACCGTTGACCAGGACGTAAGCAACACAGGAAGTGGACGTCTGGAGGACTTCCTGGAGAGCACCACGGGCAAACCCCTCCTGGGGGTAGAGCCTGGCGGGCCCCTGACCCTGATTGACGACCTTCACAGTCAAATGCTGAGCACACCCAGCATCCTGGACCACACATCTTCGCCCATGGACACCTATGAGCTGTCGGGCTACACGGCCAACCCCCCTGGCCTGGACTTCGGAGACCATGCCCTGGACAGCATGGATTGGCTGGATATCACCATGGGAGGGGCGAGCAACGAGATTGCAGGGCTCGCCCCACTGGGTCCCCTGGGCCCCCACACGCCCCCCAGCGTCTTCTCAGCAGACTTTCTGGACAGTTCAGACCTGCAGCTCCACTGGGACTCCTGCTTATAG